The DNA region TTGTGACCTGTTCCTTCTTTTTCCTTTTGCTGCGCCCAAAACAGACGGGCGACATCCGGCTTGATGAGCACACTGCTGTTGTCCAGATTCACCTTGGCGTACATTTCCCCAAACTTGAATCCGATGTAGACCCCGTTTTCATCCACTCCATGGGCGTATCCGAAAAAGTCCTTGCTGGCAAGCCCTTCTTCCACCGCATGAATGAAAACATCTTGATTTTTCAGCCTGGGCAGGTACAAATATTGGGTGAAATATCCCCAAATCTGCTTCATCGGGACATGGAGCTGATCACGCCAGATCCAACGACCCAGTTCCATGCTCAGAAGAGCGGGATTCCACTTGGTGATGAGCTCCTGTTCATTGACCATTTTCCGACCGGCCTTGACAATCATATCCTCTCCGGTGACGGTGGACAAACGGTATTCCTGCCAGGTGACCTCTCCCGTTCCCTGTTGTTTGGGGAGCAAAAGCCAGTCATACGTTTCATGGATGCGTGCATCCACCACGGTGTTGAAGTGTTCGATGCTGTTTTTGACCTGCTTGGACTGAAATGCGTCCAGATTCAGGGAATCGCTGTCATCCTTGATGGATTTCCACGCCAGATAATAACTGACGGCATGAATCAGATCCGCTTCCTTACCGGCGTCCGGTGCCACAAAAGCCAGCATGTTCCGGTGAATCCGTGCACTCTTTCCCCGGGACTCCAGAATTTCCCCCGCAAACTGGATCGCCCGACTTTCCTTGTTGTCTTTCCGGTGGGTGTATCCGGGTCCGAGCAGGACCAACCTTACAAACGCCTCATCTGAAACGTCCGAGGAGATTTGCGGAGCGTAATGAACCCCGATGAATTCCCCTTTGCTCCGGATCGAACGCAACCGGCGGATGATTTCTGCGTCCACTTTTTCCTTCAAATCTTTTTCTTTCAGGTATTTTTCCGCCCGCTCGGATGCAATCCGGTTGACGCTGGGATGAGTGTCAAACCAATAGCGCCGGTTGTCCGAATAGATGTAGTTGAGCTCCTCCAGAAGCCGGCGAAGTGCATCTCCGAACACAACCGTTTGTTCGCCCGGCTGGACACAACCCAGCTTGATTCGTACCTCTTCGATGCCACGATTCCCTTTGTCGGTATTTTTCGGGGCACTTCCCACGAAGATGGTGCGAGCCACACGCCGCGCCGCCGAGCACCGCCCCAGATGGGGATTTTCATTGTCCATTTTCAACGGTCGGGAATGTTGACCGTCCACTTCCCCGTCAATGACCGCATCCCAATTATTGTTCGGGAGATAGCGCGTCATCTCGGAGCTTACACGTGAGCTGTCCAAAGGAATGGTCCCAGGCATGATCAGAAGCGAACGGTCCCCCGACTCCCACAATCGGTGGATTATGATGGCCATCAGACGAAGCACGCCCCGTGTTCTCTGGAAGCGCTCCAGCGTGGACCAATCTTCATAGAGCCGGTTGAACAATTCCGGATGGATTGGATATGCGATACGCATCCGATATTCATAATCACGGCTCTGCGTCTCCTGCGGGAAATCCGCCTTGTGTTGGTAGTACATGGCCATGAATTCCCGAATGACCGCATCCCGTGCCGATTCATCCACTTGGGCAAACAACCGGCGGCGTACGATCTCCATGCTCTCTTCCTTGCTGGCCGGTTTCCAGATTGTCTCCAGCCGACCGAACGTATGCTGGAGCCGTTCCAGAGCCGCCCGACCGCCTTCACCGCCCACCTCAATGTCGGATTCCGGAATACTGGCCACCACCAACGCGTCTTTCACGCGTTTGGCACCCTCGGTCAATGCTTGGACGAAGGTAAGATTGGCATCAAACGTTCCGCAGGGGAGATCATCCACGCCGTACAGGTTGCGGGCAAAAGCCACCCACTCATCGATCAGGACCAGCACCGGACCAAACCGGTCAAACAGGTCCTTGATCTTGTCCGACCCGGGGGAGATTCCCTTTTCATCCTCCTCCCGGACCATTTCATACCCTTCCTTGCCTCCCAGCTGATACGCCATTTCCCCCCACAGCGTCCGAGTGACCACCCCATCCGGATATTTGCGGACATCAAACGGAGAAATCTGCGTACCGACAATGACGGCCCGATTGGCAATCGGAAGTTCATCATCCACTTCCGCGACCACCCGTTTCAACTCGGCCAGTTCATCCAAATGGATCTGGCCGCTGAACAGGTGATACAGCGCCAGCATGGTATGGGTTTTCCCGCCACCGAACGAGGTTTGCAGCTGGACCACCGGGGCACCGCCTTTTCCGGTCAAACGGGCAACAGCCAGCTTCAGGAGATCACTCAAACCCGAAGTGAGATACGTACGTCTGAAAAATTCCATCGGGTCCTGGTATTCCGGAGCGGCCTCCCGGCGAATCACCTGTGACAGGTCCGCGGCAAACTCCGCTTCCTGAAAACGTCCCTGAGCCACATCTTGGTGTGGCATGGCCACTTCCCGCCACGGCTTCAAATGGGAGAGAGTTGCCACCTTGGTAAGTTCCACGTTTCGCGATTTGCGCTGCTCTTCTTCCAACTGGGCCAGTGTGAGCTCACGAATCATCTTTTCCAATTCGTCCACTTCCGCCTGGCTGCCGACGGCCTGCAGCAAACGGTGCATGGTATCCAATGCCCGCTGTGTGTCACGCAAGCTGAATGCCCGTTGGTGTGCCCACTGGTTGCGGAATTCCCGCAGTTCGCTCACATAGCTCCTTCCGGTATGACCGAGACGGTTTTTGAACACGTGATACCAATTGTCCCACATCACCGTAAAAAGTGCCTGGACATCCAGCTTTTCAAATTTCTCCTCATCCGGCCCTTCATGGCGAACGGCATCAATCCCGATCGTTCCCTTGAGGTAGGGCTCCACTCCCTCAACAAACCAGCCGCCCTTGTAGTGAAGTTTCAGTTCGCGTCTGATGAATGGAGCCAATCCCTCTTTCAGGATATCCAGGCCTTTACCGACACGCTCCCGATTGCTCATTCCCATGAGTCTCCACCTCCGAGATGTCTCTGTTCATACCAAGCGTCCCATCTCGTATTCTTTCATGCCGGACGCCACCTGTTTCAGACGCGACCAAGATGCGGCGAGCATGTTGTACGGAATCGCTTCTTGGGCCCAGCCTTTCTTCTCGCAAATACTGTACAAACGGTAGGCCAAGTCCCGAACGTGATTGGCCCTGTCACCCAACCGCTTGATCAGGCGGGCTGCACCCAACTCCCCTTCCCGCTCAAATGCCCGGATGATGTATTGGGTCGCTTCCCACAGCGTGAAACGGTTGTCTTCCGTCGGGTCCCACTGTTCCGGATACTCTTCCCGTGTCAGGAGGCGGACTTTTCCGGCCCGTGCCTCGATAATCCCCGCTTCCACCAGCCCGCTCACGCTGGTGTTTTTGGCCTTGCTCAGAAGCTCCGCCTCACCGAACAGCGCTTCTTTCATCCCGAACTGTTCAAACCAGGACAGTGCCCAGCGGGTGTCGAGATCGTATTCCCCTTCGTCTGCGGAAAGCAGCTCCTCCAGCACCTGGTTGATCAGGGCGAGAGCCGTCCGCACGCTCATCGGTGTTCCATCCGATTCCAACACCTGTGCATACCGCGAGAACACCGCCATGCCGGGACCGATCATGGACTGGGCCATGTCCACCGGTGCGATGTTGGCTTCCTGAAGCAGCTTCAATGCTTCCGGAAGTTCCTTTCGAAGTGCGTTCATAAACTCCCGTCGGGTGGTAAGCGGAGCGTTTAAAGGGCGCGGGCGGCAGACCAAAACGATGGAGGATGCCAAAGCGTTGGTGCCGATAGCTACGCTCCTTGTGCTTCTTTCTGTACGAATCGGCCAAGTTCCGGTGATTTGGTATCCCGCATGCAACAAGCCGGTGAGCATCGTTTCCCATCCGGTAGAAGCAGTAGAAACGCCGTTTTTGTCTTGATCGTCCTCTTGTTGCTTGAATGCATAATAGACTGTCAAAGGATACTCTGAGTCAGTTTTTGAAATCAGTTGTTCAAACGCTTGTTGTAATCCCTTTTCAAAATGTTGTTTTGCTGCTTCTTTGTTTCCTTCAAAACGATGAGGAGTGGCAACCAATTCTTCCATTTTGGGTACAAGCATGGTTGAAAAAAGTTCTGGATAGATTGACCTTATATTACGTCTTAACCAAACGTAAAAGAAATCTGAAAGGTCAGCATATCCAATATTGTCGTAATAGGGTGGGTCCGTGGAAATTACGAGCGAATGAACATCGATAATTCCACTGGCAGCATCTCGTTGATCTGCGACACCAGGAGTCGAAAACCCCAAACGTTCTACGACTCTGATAACCCATTCTACTGCCCCTTGCCAATTACCACTGGATTGGCTGAAAACATTGGCTTCTGCAAAATCCCAAACCATAGGGATTGCTTGTCGTGTGAATGTATGCCCAATTGTTTCCCTGTCAGTAACCCATGAACTGATTGTAGACCAATAATCAGCGCAACGATCTGCAGCCAAAGCCAAATAAACCATTACCGCTTCAGCATAAGCGAGAGCACCACTGCCACCGTCCCTCAAAGGAACACCATCGTCAGCCAAACCGGCATGTTTTGCATGGATTTGAATCATTTCACGTACTTCTTCTATTAACATTCCAATCGTACTTAATGCGGTCAATTGTCTAGAAGTGAACAGATCTTTATGTTGAACCATCCCATATTGCTGTACTCTGAATCCCAATGCTTTCTCCGGAAGATCTGTTTCAGGAGCCCATACTGGACATGCATTTGCCGCTACTTGTTCATGTGTTTCATCCGGGGACAAATAAATACGTCCGTTTTTCCCTTCCGCCACAATGGCCATCAACCGTTGACCCATTCGTCCAGCTTGTCCCTCGGAACGGATGTAAGTTAACGGAACCGGCGTCTGGCAGCAAATGCATTTCGCCCCTCTGCGGTCCACCGTACCGTCTGGAACTGATCCTTTTCCGTATCTGACCTCGAACCGAACCTTCGGTTGTTCACCGGATTGATCAACAATGGGCTCCACCCAAGCTTCCTTGTTTTTCTTTTTGGAAAGCCAAAAAGACCTGATCAGAGGCATCTCTGCACCACATGCCGGGTTGGGACAAGTTACAGTTCGAGTCCACAACCACGCAATAACCGTCGTCTCTTTGCTTCCCATCTCTTTTGGCAATTTCACTTTCGGGTAAAGATGGCCGATTCGTTTTTCTGCTTCCCTTTTCATCCAATTGCCATAATACTCAATATCCCTAGCCAGACCGTAAGCGTATTTCCATACGCATTCATTCACCAATCCTCGATCTTTCGGGTTGACAGGCGAGAACCCGGCAAACCGAGGAGGAATTTCTATCAACGCCTTGTTAATAGTCACAGCGACCGGATTCAAGTCACCGGCAAATGCCCGAAGGCCCAAACGATGCGCTTCGAGCGGAATCGTCCCACCACCGGCGAACGGATCCAATATCGGTGGAGCATGTTCCGACAAAAATCGAATCAGATCTTCCGTGACCGGATTTTGTGGAAGATCTAGATTCTTGTTTTTGGCGATGCTTTTGGCAATTTCCAACCTAGCCTCATTCAGCACTTGTTCGTCGTTGGAGCTTTCCCATTTGATCAGCCTTTCGAGCAACTTTAACAATCTGTCCCGTTCCTTGTTGGCTTCTTCTTCTGGCAAATCATTGGATGGATCATCCACCAAGCTCGCAAACAGGACCGCTCTGGCGGCTGCCAATGGGCGACGCGCCCACCACAAATGTAGAGTGGACGGATGCCCATGCCTGATTGACTTTTCCCGTGCCGATTCGGCACTGATGACATCCAAAGGTATCGATACTTCAATCAATTTCTTCCGAGTCGCCATGTTTCGTCCTCTCCTCTGCTCATCAGATCTCGGAGATCATAGTTTACACTGGTTGCGGCAAAATCCGGTTCGCGGGTGAATGGCTGTCGGATATACACCACTCGTTTCGGTTTTGATTCTTCCACTTCCACGACGGCCAGCCAATAAGCATCCGGACGGTTGACCGCCGTGAGAATTTCATTTCGTGTGACCGTGACCGTGGTCGCCCCGGCCACTCTGCCTTTCACTTCCAGGAATCGGACTTTCCCTGTTTCCGGATCCCAAGACTCGATGTCGTAACCCAACTTTTGCACAGAGACATCCACCGGTTGAAATCCCTTCTGCCGCTCAATCTCCATGATGGTTTCCATGGCAATGCGTTCGACCATTTTCCGGTCACGGCCAAAGAGCCCGGGCTCTTTTTGGTTCTCACCTTTGAGTTTGCGGAGCATCCCTCCCGGAATGATCAAAGCCGTTCCGATCATGTTCGGGGGTTTGGGCTGCAATTTCTCTTCCAAATCAAGCTCGATCATCCGCTGTTCAAGCCGTACCTGAAGATCATCCGCACGCCGCTGGGCATTTTGCGAATTCAATTTGGCATTCTTTTTGCCTCGTTTTTCCGCCGCCCGGAGTTCTGCCGCCCGTTTGTCCCAATAGCGGATTTCCGTCTCGAGCCGGGCTCTCACTTCTTTGCGGATTTTGGCCACTTGAGCCTTCCGAAAAAGCTCCACTTCCTTCAGATGTTCCGGGACCAAATGACGGATCATGTATTGTCTTGCCCGGTGTTCCATCTCTGTCCGTTCCCATTGTATTGAATCCAAGATGGAGGGTAAATAACCCTTTTCTTCATCAGACAAAGGTCTGTAATCCAGGTAGGGTGCGTATCCCGCCGGAGAAATCTGTCCATCCGGCACCATTTCCACAAAATGCATTCGTCTGGAAACCACCCGTTGTCCCGACTTATCCCGGATCCCGTCATGGATCTCCTGTTCACAAAACATCATCAGACGAGGTTCTTCCCGATCATCCCGATCATCCCGTTCATCCACGAGGACGGTTCCCTGCTTCATCAAGTGACCATATTTCTCCAGAATCAGTTCCACGACTGCGTCGAGAAGCGGATGACCCGGGCAAACAAATTCTGCATGCGGCTTTCCGTCCAGGTGAGTCAATGTTTTGTCGAAGCAAATGCGGAGATACCGTGCAGGCAAACCCGATCGGTCGATGTCCCGCGCGCGTTGCCTGACGGGCTGTGGAATGGAGACGATCTCATACCTTCTGGGTTCCCGTTCACGGATCGTTCCTCCCAGACGACGAAACGCCTGAACAAAAAACGAGGCAATGAAGTGCGGTTGCAAGCGACGGGCGCTGGCCCGTTCCATCTCCCGACGGATTTCCTGCACTTTGATCCTGTCAAAAAGTCCCTGAATCAAGGCTTTCTCACTGATCAACTTGATCAAATGGTCATGCTCCAATTTCTCATTGACTTTTCGGAGCAGTCGGGCCTTGATGTCCGGACGGTCCCCGTAACGGATGGCCTGAATCAACAGGTCACGGAGACTGTTTCCGTCAAACACTTTTCCGAGGATGTCGAAAACCTTGTCATTCAGTGCTTCCCTTACTGTTTCAAGCTTTTTGAGCAATATGGCGAAAACTTCACCTTCCCGGGTCTCGACCGACACCAGATTCCAGAGATGGCAGACACGCGTCTGGCCGATTCGGTGAATCCGTCCAAATCGTTGCTCCAATCTGTTGGGATTCCACGGCAAGTCATAGTTGACCATCAAATGAGCGGCACGATGAAGGTTGATCCCTTCACCGGCGGCATCCGTAGCGACGAGGACCAGGACGTTTTTATCATGGTTGAACGCTTCCTGGGCCTGTTTGCGGCTGTCCCTGTCCATGCTGCCATGGATCATCACCACGGCTTCAGGACGACCCAACAGAGTCCGGATTTTTTCAACCAAATAGTTCAGTGTGTCGCGATGTTCGGTGAAGATCACCAGTTTGCGGCGGTTTCCTTGTTCATCCAGTAACAGGTGAGAGTTTTCCACGCTCTTGTCACTCTGAAGCAGCATGGACAACTCTTCCCATTTACGGTCCTTCCCGCTCTGTCGAAGCCGTCGCGCCTGTTTCTCCAGATTCTTCAGAACTTCAATCTCCGTCTCCAACTCCGAAATGGTTCGAGCCAAGGTCGCTTGGTAAGCAATTTCGTCTTCCGCCTGCTCGGCCTCCGCCAGCTCGTACAGATCCTCCAGCTGATCCTCATATTTGAGCCTCAGATGCTTCAGTTTTCCATTTTTCTTCAGTCGCTTTTTCTCTTCTTTCAGAAACTCTTCCAATCGACAACGACGCCGATAGAGTGACTGATAAATGGCTTCCGGAGAGGAAGCGAGTCGGCGTTGCAAAATGGTGAGCGCAAACCCCACGGTCCGACGCTTTTGTTCTTTCTCGCCCAATTGGTCGATCCGGTTCCACTGTTCATTGACATAACTGGTGACAGCGTCGTACAGCTCTTTCTCTTCTTTGGACAGTGGATACGTGACCGTATAAGCGTGGCGCTCGGGAAACAACCTGGTCCCGTCGAATTTGAGCAATTGTTCCTTGGTCAGTCGACGCATGATGTCATCGATTTCGACCTTGTGTACCCCGGTGCGAAATTTGCCTTCAAACCGGTCCTGATCCAGCAGGGAAAGGAAAAGCTGAAAATCCTCCTCTTTTCCGTTGTGAGGCGTTGCGGTCATCAGCAGGAAATGGCGGGTGATCCTTGAAAAGAGTTTCCCGAGCCTGAACCGCTTCGTTTCGTTGACTTCCCCTCCATAAAAGGATGCGGACATTTTGTGCGCTTCGTCCACAATGATCAAATCCCAGTCGGATTTTTCCAATTGCGACAACATCTCATCGTTCCTGCTCAACTGATCCAGTCGGCAGATCAGCAAATCCTTTTCCTGAAAAGGGTTTCCTCTTCTGATCTGCTCAAGCGACTGTCTCGTCAACAACTCAAATCGCAACTGAAATTTGGTCTCCAATTCATCCATCCACTGTTCGGTCAAGCTGCCGGGTGTACAGATCAAGCACCGTTTGACATCACCGCGCATCATCAGTTCCTTGATCAACAGTCCGGCCATGACCGTTTTCCCGGCCCCCGGATCATCCGCGAGCAGGAAACGGAGAGGTTGACGCTTGAGCATGATCTCATAAACAGCGGAGATTTGATGGGGAAGCGGTTCAATCAAGGATGTATGTACTGCCAAATGAGGATCAAACAGGTAAGCCATCTTTATCCTCTTGGCTTCAGCGACGAGCCGGAAGTCCTCCCCGTCGGCTTCAAACCCCCATGGAGCTTTCACGATTTCCAATGCAGCCGCTTGTTCGGGGTAAATCAAAGTGGTTCCGGGAACTCCTTGTTCATCCTTGTATGTCACTTCCACACAACCGCCGTAATCCTGAACATCCACAATCGTAACGGTCTGATTGGAAAAAATGCCTTTTATTCTGGAACCCCTTGTCAAGTCTTCCAGCCGCAAGATGATCCCCTCTCCTGAGCATGGTGCTGTCTTCTTTTTTCAACGAACATTCAATCTCTAAATAAAAATATATCATTTCAGGTGCTCCATTTTTGGCATCCCTCACATGAAATTTCCTCTTGACAAAACACCTCACCATTACCATTCGAATGTTTCGCAAATTTTCTTGTCACCCCCACCCCCTCCAAAAAATCTTCGGATGAATGGTACAATCCGGCCCCGCTCTCCCGTATGAATGACATTGAAGCACCATGTAGCCGAATCCCGCCTTGCAGGCGAAATTCCACTTTTATTCCGGAGGTGAGTCACTTGCTGATTGCCTCGTACGAAAGCTTTTTGCTCGGGGTCAAGCCGGCCTGCTCCGAGAACATCCTCTGGCTGCCGACGGCGTTTCAGTTGAAGCTGAGGCGGTATCCGTCCGTCAAAAAAGAGAACCGGAGAGGAGCGATCTATTTCCAAACGGAGGAAATGAAGCAGCGCTTTCTCGAAGAAACGAAGAATCTGTCTCCCGATTCTCCCGAATACATACGAATCCTGGGGCTGACGTTGGGATTTCCCCCGAAGGCGGTGGATTTTCATGTGAGATCCCTTTCCCGGGATCCGGCGCACCCACAGGAGGCCACCAAGTGGTACAACCTCCACAAGGTGCGGGCCAATTATGCCGGAAACATGTTCGCGGAAAACATCGACGACCTTGTCGAGAATACGGAGTGGCTGTGGAACCGGTACGGAAGGGAGTGGGACATGTCGCTGTCGGTGATCCGGGAAACGGACCAGCGATTGTTTCTGTACCTGGTGCCGTTCGGGGACCGGGAGAAGCTGAAGGAGGCGGAAGAGGGGCTGAGAAAAGTGCTTGATGAGAATCGGAAATTTTGGGAGGGATAGCATGACCACAGCCGTCATGAAAGACTCTCCTGATCCAAGGATTGCAATTGTCCTTTCGTTTCAACCGGTTGATTGATACAATCAGAGTGTCTTCAAAATTACAAAAACAGTTGTAACCTTACCAAGACAGGATGGGAATAAACCATGATTCAACCAAAGCCGGTCCGCTTGTTGGAAGGCACCCATGTTTACCTGAGACCGTTCAACGTCGAGGATGCAGAGATTTACTTTCAGCTGTTGTTTCAGGCCGAAACGCGTCGTTTGACCGGCACGCAACACAGCTTCACTCTTGAACAGATCCGCCGTTATGCGGAAGCCAAAGGACAAGATCCCACCCAGGTGCTGCTGTTGATTGCTCTGAAAGAGAACGATGAAGTAATCGGGGATATTGCTTTGCAAGACATCCACCCCATCAATCGCAGTGCAAACATTCGCATCATGATTGCATCTGAGAAGCATCAGGGAAAAGGGTATGGCACCGAGGCAATGAAATTGATGCTGGAATACGGGTTCGGGATCTTGAACCTGCACCGGATCGAATTGAATGTGTTTCCCTTCAACCCACGCGCAATTCATGTGTATGAAAAGTTGGGTTTCAAGAAAGAAGGCGTGCAGCGGGAAGTGCTCTTCTACAACCATGCCTGGCACGATTCGGTGTTGATGAGCATGCTGGCGCATGAATATCGCGTAAAATACCAACAAACGAAATAAGGCCGGTTTCCCGGCCTTTTGTGGTTTGGATGGCATCATCACTCTTCCCGGATCAGCGGTTCTCCCGTCTTCACCACCGCACACGATTCCACTTTTTCAAAGCTGTACAAGTCCTCCATCTTCACCCCGAGGAGCTGGGCAATCCGAAAGGCCTTGTCAATCGGCGGCCGGGTTCTCCCGATCACCCACATATTCACCGTTTGGGTCTGCTCTCCGAGCAACTTGGCCAAATTGGTCTGCGTGATTTTCCCCAATGAACCGTCCGGCATCCTGAAGAAATATCCTTTCTTCTTCATCGTTCTCAAAATGTTGTCGATTTGGCAAATCATCTGCATGTTCTTCTCCTCCCGTCGGGGTTGGGGTGTCTTTGGTCACTCCAGGAGTCAGGGAAGACTTCCTGCGGCACTTCGTCTGGGGATGGTTTTGGTCTGCCGGAAATCCATTCCGATGAAGTTGCCCATGTCAGCCCCAAGTTTTTTACCGAAATCCCAATGATCCCTTTTTCAATCAAAAAAAGTCATTCTGGGAGCAATGTATACCATTGGTTTTTATATTTCAAGATCTTGGGGATAAAAAGATCCCGGCATCTTCTGCCGGGATTCCTGCGTTTCCCCGTTTTCCCGTCCGCGCGCTCTTCATCCTCCGGCCTGTTTCTGTTTCTCCCTCCGGAACACGCCCATGAATCCGGCGATCAGCAACAGGAGTGCCGGCAGGACATAGAACAATGAAATCGAGATGATGTCCCACACGGCGGAAAGGAGCATCAAGGCACCACCCAAACTCGCCCTGGATTTGACGAGTACCGAACCTGCGATGCCGACCAGGGCCGCTGCCAAGGCGGACCAGCCCAGCAGGCTGAGGACGGCACCGCCGCCGATCACCACCTCGTCGGCGATGCCGGAAGAGATGACGAACAGAGCTCCGCCAACGCCCAAAATGCCGCCGATGAGTCCGAGAATCCATTCCGTGGTGCGTTTCAAGGACACCTCTCCTTTGCAGGTTCTCTCCACATCTATATCCAACCGCTCCAACCATATTGACGAGCTCCCGAACGGGTTTCTTCCGTTTTTTT from Staphylospora marina includes:
- a CDS encoding helix-turn-helix transcriptional regulator, which produces MQMICQIDNILRTMKKKGYFFRMPDGSLGKITQTNLAKLLGEQTQTVNMWVIGRTRPPIDKAFRIAQLLGVKMEDLYSFEKVESCAVVKTGEPLIREE
- a CDS encoding DUF4064 domain-containing protein, yielding MKRTTEWILGLIGGILGVGGALFVISSGIADEVVIGGGAVLSLLGWSALAAALVGIAGSVLVKSRASLGGALMLLSAVWDIISISLFYVLPALLLLIAGFMGVFRREKQKQAGG